A region from the uncultured Macellibacteroides sp. genome encodes:
- a CDS encoding phage portal protein, protein MKFDISFNITNPFKRSVQETQTPPTEIRFDSMTPFVNSGASIHPTAALKFTAVFAAMRLRAESVASLPKMVTEITSKGRVDAKSHIVYKLLKYKPNGWMNVFSFWEYLNACLDGWGNSYCIIVRSNNGNPAELIPIHPSLVFVSFLSGKKWYRVSGSKYFDGVYSDDDMLHFFSMSLDGITGINPISYNAAAIKSGISATNFGNEFFDKGGNIKGVFETDKFLQSKDYKNIMDHLSTYGNYDTPILEGGLKYRSIGIEPQAAQMLETRAFALQDIARIFNIPPHLIADLSRSTFSNIEHQDIQFVKYSIRPAVKRFETELDKKLLFDDEMGVIETKFNLDGLLRGDMKTRAEFYNRGIQSGWLTRNEVREMENRNSIDGLDDLLYPANMNIVGKDNSVKK, encoded by the coding sequence ATGAAGTTTGATATTTCATTCAACATTACAAATCCGTTCAAACGTTCAGTACAAGAGACGCAAACTCCTCCAACTGAGATAAGGTTTGACTCGATGACTCCTTTCGTTAATTCCGGAGCTTCAATACACCCTACTGCTGCCTTAAAATTTACTGCCGTTTTTGCTGCAATGAGGTTACGTGCCGAGAGCGTGGCTTCATTGCCAAAAATGGTAACAGAGATTACATCTAAAGGCCGTGTAGATGCTAAAAGTCATATTGTCTACAAATTATTGAAATATAAACCTAACGGATGGATGAATGTATTCAGCTTTTGGGAATATCTTAACGCCTGCCTAGATGGATGGGGAAATTCATACTGTATAATTGTAAGATCAAATAATGGAAATCCTGCCGAACTTATCCCCATCCATCCTTCTTTAGTTTTTGTGTCTTTTTTATCCGGCAAAAAATGGTATCGCGTTTCGGGTAGCAAGTATTTTGATGGAGTATACTCTGATGATGATATGCTTCACTTTTTTTCCATGTCTCTTGATGGAATAACAGGCATTAATCCTATTTCTTATAATGCGGCCGCAATTAAGTCCGGGATTTCTGCTACAAATTTTGGCAATGAATTTTTTGATAAGGGTGGAAATATCAAAGGTGTTTTTGAGACAGATAAATTTTTACAGTCAAAAGACTATAAAAACATTATGGATCACCTTTCAACCTATGGAAATTATGATACTCCAATCCTGGAAGGAGGTTTAAAATACAGATCAATCGGCATAGAACCTCAGGCCGCTCAGATGCTTGAAACAAGAGCGTTTGCCCTTCAAGACATTGCCAGAATATTTAATATTCCACCTCATTTAATTGCCGATCTTTCTAGATCAACCTTTTCAAATATAGAACATCAGGATATTCAATTTGTGAAATATTCAATTCGTCCGGCCGTGAAACGGTTTGAAACCGAATTGGATAAAAAGCTTTTGTTCGATGATGAAATGGGTGTGATAGAAACAAAATTTAATCTTGATGGCCTCCTCCGTGGAGATATGAAAACAAGAGCTGAATTTTATAACCGTGGAATACAATCCGGATGGCTTACGCGTAACGAAGTTCGTGAAATGGAGAATCGAAATAGCATTGATGGGCTTGACGATCTGCTTTACCCGGCTAACATGAATATTGTTGGAAAAGATAATTCTGTTAAAAAATAA